The following proteins are co-located in the Pseudoalteromonas sp. N1230-9 genome:
- a CDS encoding F0F1 ATP synthase subunit epsilon, translated as MAAMTVHLDVVSAEESLFSGLVESIQVSGSEGDLGVNYGHAPLLTALKPGMVRLVKQFGHEDVMYIAGGTLEVQPDRITILADTAVRGEDLDEQAAEKAKRDAEEQMANTSTAELDYQQAAVQLAEAIAQLRVIQQLRKK; from the coding sequence ATGGCGGCTATGACTGTACATCTTGACGTAGTAAGCGCAGAAGAGAGCTTGTTCTCTGGTCTGGTTGAATCGATTCAAGTGAGTGGTAGTGAAGGTGACCTTGGTGTTAACTATGGTCACGCTCCATTATTAACTGCCCTAAAACCTGGTATGGTACGTTTAGTTAAGCAATTTGGTCACGAAGACGTGATGTATATTGCTGGCGGCACGCTAGAAGTTCAACCGGATCGCATCACGATTCTTGCAGATACTGCAGTACGTGGTGAAGACCTAGACGAGCAAGCGGCTGAAAAAGCTAAACGTGATGCTGAAGAGCAAATGGCGAATACGTCAACTGCTGAGTTAGATTATCAACAAGCTGCAGTGCAACTTGCTGAAGCAATCGCTCAACTTCGCGTAATTCAACAATTACGTAAAAAGTAA
- the glmU gene encoding bifunctional UDP-N-acetylglucosamine diphosphorylase/glucosamine-1-phosphate N-acetyltransferase GlmU produces the protein MSLTTVILAAGKGTRMRSALPKVLHKVAGKPMVQHVIDNATALGARETNLVYGHGRDQLQAALSHNQVNWVLQEEQLGTGHAVAVAKQHIADDDTVLILYGDVPLTKRATLEKLLAATPKNGLAVLTVTLDDPYGYGRMLRENGKLVGIIEQKDASPEQLAIKEINTGIMAANGELLKRWLGNLSNNNAQGEYYLTDIVAMAHSEGVEITSAQPEHPMEVEGANNRVQLAALERAYQAWQAEELMLKGATLADPARIDVRGEVTTGEDVLIDVNVIFEGKVTLGNNVQVGPNCVLKDCTIGDNVIIKANSIVEEATVAAKCTLGPYARLRPGAIMEEDSHIGNFVEMKKTRLGKGSKANHLTYLGDAEIGEKVNIGAGTITCNYDGVNKSKTIIGDNAFIGSNSSLVAPVNIGSTATVGAGSVITSTVEDEQLAVARGKQRNLTGWKRPTKK, from the coding sequence ATGTCTCTGACAACCGTTATTCTTGCTGCGGGTAAAGGCACTCGTATGCGCTCAGCACTACCAAAGGTGTTACATAAAGTAGCTGGTAAACCTATGGTGCAACACGTGATTGATAATGCCACTGCCCTTGGTGCTCGTGAAACAAACCTTGTCTATGGTCATGGTCGTGATCAGCTACAAGCTGCCCTATCACACAATCAAGTAAACTGGGTATTACAAGAAGAGCAACTTGGTACTGGCCATGCGGTCGCTGTTGCTAAGCAGCACATTGCTGATGACGACACTGTGTTGATTCTCTATGGTGATGTGCCATTGACCAAACGTGCCACATTAGAAAAGCTACTTGCTGCGACCCCTAAAAATGGTCTTGCAGTATTAACGGTCACTCTAGACGACCCTTATGGGTATGGCCGTATGCTTCGCGAAAATGGCAAGCTAGTCGGCATTATTGAACAAAAAGATGCTTCGCCTGAGCAACTCGCAATTAAAGAAATCAATACCGGTATTATGGCTGCCAATGGTGAGTTACTTAAACGTTGGTTAGGTAATCTATCTAACAATAATGCCCAAGGTGAGTACTACCTTACAGATATCGTTGCGATGGCACACAGCGAAGGGGTTGAAATTACTTCTGCACAGCCTGAGCACCCGATGGAAGTTGAAGGCGCTAACAATCGAGTGCAATTAGCGGCACTTGAGCGTGCTTATCAAGCATGGCAAGCAGAAGAACTAATGCTGAAGGGCGCAACTCTTGCTGATCCTGCTCGTATTGATGTGCGTGGTGAAGTAACAACAGGCGAAGATGTACTCATCGACGTTAATGTTATTTTCGAAGGCAAAGTAACATTAGGTAATAATGTTCAGGTTGGCCCTAACTGCGTACTTAAAGATTGCACTATTGGCGATAACGTCATTATTAAAGCTAATTCAATTGTTGAAGAAGCCACGGTTGCAGCTAAATGTACTTTAGGTCCTTATGCCCGCCTTCGCCCTGGTGCGATTATGGAAGAAGACTCACACATCGGTAACTTCGTTGAGATGAAAAAGACCCGCTTAGGTAAAGGGTCAAAAGCTAATCATCTTACTTATTTAGGCGATGCTGAGATCGGTGAAAAGGTCAATATTGGTGCGGGTACTATTACCTGTAACTATGATGGTGTAAATAAATCAAAAACCATCATCGGTGATAACGCCTTTATTGGGTCTAATTCATCACTTGTAGCACCTGTCAATATTGGCTCAACAGCAACGGTTGGTGCTGGTTCAGTTATAACAAGTACAGTTGAAGACGAACAGCTTGCAGTAGCTCGTGGCAAACAACGTAACCTAACTGGTTGGAAGCGCCCAACTAAAAAGTAG
- the atpG gene encoding F0F1 ATP synthase subunit gamma: MASGKEIKSKIGSIKNTQKITSAMEMVAASKMKKAQERVASSRPYAENLRQVIGRVAQANLDFTHPFLEEREVKRVGYIVISTDRGLCGGLNSNEFKKVALDVKAWKEKGVEAEFTTLGSKAAGFFQRFGGKLVAKKANLGDTPSLQDVIGPVKTMLDAYSEGKIDRLYVVFNKFVNTMKQEPTIDQLLPLPKAEEEVSQHSWDYLYEPNPEAILEALLVRFIESQVYQGVVENAASEQAARMVAMKAATDNAGDLMDELQLVYNKARQAAITQEISEIVGGSAAV, from the coding sequence ATGGCCAGCGGAAAAGAGATTAAAAGCAAGATCGGGAGTATCAAGAATACTCAAAAGATCACCAGCGCAATGGAAATGGTTGCTGCGTCTAAAATGAAAAAAGCGCAGGAACGTGTGGCGTCAAGCCGTCCATACGCTGAAAACTTACGCCAAGTGATTGGTCGTGTTGCTCAAGCAAATCTTGATTTTACTCACCCTTTTCTAGAAGAGCGTGAAGTAAAACGAGTTGGTTATATTGTTATCTCTACTGACCGTGGTCTATGTGGTGGCTTGAACTCAAATGAGTTCAAAAAAGTTGCCCTAGACGTGAAAGCGTGGAAAGAAAAAGGCGTTGAAGCTGAATTTACTACTTTAGGTAGCAAAGCAGCTGGCTTTTTCCAACGTTTTGGCGGAAAGTTAGTCGCTAAAAAAGCGAACTTAGGAGATACACCTTCATTACAAGACGTGATTGGTCCTGTAAAGACAATGCTAGATGCATACTCTGAAGGTAAAATTGACCGCTTATACGTCGTATTTAACAAGTTCGTTAATACGATGAAGCAAGAGCCAACAATCGATCAGTTACTCCCTTTGCCAAAAGCTGAAGAAGAAGTATCTCAACATTCTTGGGATTACTTATATGAGCCAAACCCAGAAGCTATTTTAGAAGCTCTGTTAGTACGCTTTATTGAGTCTCAAGTATACCAAGGTGTAGTTGAGAACGCTGCCTCTGAACAGGCTGCCCGTATGGTTGCAATGAAAGCTGCAACTGATAACGCTGGCGACCTTATGGATGAGTTACAGCTTGTTTATAACAAGGCTCGTCAAGCTGCAATCACACAAGAAATCAGTGAGATTGTTGGCGGTTCGGCAGCAGTTTAA
- the atpE gene encoding F0F1 ATP synthase subunit C translates to MELVLGLKYIAVALLIGFGAIGTAIGFGNMGGKFLEACARQPELAPSLQVKMFILAGLIDAVAMIGVGIAMVLLFVL, encoded by the coding sequence ATGGAACTAGTATTAGGTCTTAAGTATATCGCTGTTGCTCTACTTATCGGCTTCGGTGCAATCGGTACTGCAATCGGCTTCGGTAACATGGGTGGTAAATTCCTAGAAGCATGTGCACGTCAACCTGAGCTTGCACCTTCATTACAAGTTAAGATGTTCATCCTTGCTGGTCTAATCGATGCCGTAGCTATGATCGGTGTTGGTATCGCAATGGTATTGTTGTTCGTACTTTAA
- the atpF gene encoding F0F1 ATP synthase subunit B, with product MNLTATLIGELIAFTVFVLFCMKYVWPPLNGAIEARQKKIEDGLAASDRAEKDLELAQKKAAEQLKEAKAQAADIIEQAKKRATLIVDEETVRGQQEREKIIAQGHSEIEAERNRVTEELRKQVATLAVVGAEKILEREINQAAHSDIVEKLVAEL from the coding sequence GTGAACTTAACAGCCACTCTTATCGGTGAATTAATTGCATTTACGGTTTTCGTACTTTTCTGTATGAAATACGTATGGCCACCACTAAATGGTGCAATTGAAGCTCGCCAGAAGAAAATCGAAGATGGTTTAGCTGCCTCTGATAGAGCCGAAAAAGACTTAGAACTTGCGCAAAAGAAAGCTGCTGAGCAGCTTAAAGAGGCAAAAGCTCAAGCGGCTGATATCATTGAACAAGCTAAAAAGCGTGCCACGCTAATCGTTGACGAAGAAACTGTTCGTGGTCAACAAGAGCGTGAAAAAATTATTGCTCAAGGGCACTCTGAAATCGAAGCAGAGCGTAACCGTGTAACAGAAGAACTACGTAAACAAGTAGCGACGCTGGCAGTGGTTGGTGCTGAGAAGATTTTAGAGCGCGAAATCAATCAAGCCGCACACAGTGACATCGTTGAAAAACTTGTCGCTGAGCTGTAA
- the atpD gene encoding F0F1 ATP synthase subunit beta translates to MSLGKVVQIIGAVVDIEFPQDNVPAVYDALKVTDGDLAGLTLEVQQQLGGGVVRGIALGTTDGLRRGTAVEGTGQPIHVPVGTKTLGRIMDVLGNPIDEAGPIGEEERMSIHRAAPSYEEQSSSVELLETGIKVIDLVCPFAKGGKVGLFGGAGVGKTVNMMELIRNIAIEHSGYSVFAGVGERTREGNDFYHEMNDSNVLDKVSLVYGQMNEPPGNRLRVALTGLTMAEKFRDEGRDVLFFVDNIYRYTLAGTEVSALLGRMPSAVGYQPTLAEEMGVLQERIASTKTGSITSIQAVYVPADDLTDPSPATTFAHLDATVVLSRDIASLGIYPAVDPLDSSSRQLDPLVIGQEHYDTARGVQTVLQRYKELKDIIAILGMDELSDEDKQVVSRARKIQRFLSQPFFVAEVFTGAPGKYVSLKDTIAGFKGILNGEFDDMPEQAFYMVGSIEEAQEKAKSM, encoded by the coding sequence ATGAGTTTAGGTAAGGTCGTCCAAATTATCGGCGCCGTTGTGGATATCGAATTTCCACAAGACAACGTGCCAGCCGTATATGACGCACTAAAAGTAACAGATGGCGACTTAGCGGGTTTAACTTTAGAAGTTCAACAACAGCTAGGTGGCGGTGTGGTACGTGGTATCGCACTTGGTACTACTGACGGTTTACGTCGTGGTACTGCAGTAGAAGGTACAGGTCAGCCAATCCACGTTCCAGTAGGTACGAAGACACTAGGTCGTATCATGGACGTATTAGGTAACCCTATTGATGAAGCTGGTCCAATTGGTGAAGAAGAGCGTATGTCTATTCACCGTGCAGCACCTTCTTATGAAGAACAATCAAGTTCAGTAGAACTTTTAGAGACGGGTATCAAGGTAATCGACCTTGTATGTCCATTCGCTAAAGGTGGTAAAGTTGGTCTATTCGGTGGTGCCGGTGTAGGTAAAACCGTAAACATGATGGAACTTATCCGTAACATCGCAATCGAGCACAGCGGTTACTCAGTATTCGCAGGTGTTGGTGAGCGTACTCGTGAGGGTAATGACTTCTACCATGAGATGAACGACTCAAACGTACTAGACAAAGTATCGCTAGTATACGGTCAAATGAATGAGCCACCGGGTAACCGTTTACGCGTAGCGTTAACGGGTCTTACTATGGCTGAGAAGTTCCGTGACGAAGGTCGTGACGTACTTTTCTTCGTTGATAACATCTACCGTTATACTCTAGCGGGTACAGAAGTATCAGCACTTCTAGGTCGTATGCCTTCAGCAGTAGGTTACCAACCAACTCTTGCAGAAGAAATGGGTGTACTTCAAGAGCGTATCGCATCGACTAAGACGGGTTCAATCACTTCAATCCAAGCGGTATACGTACCTGCGGATGACTTAACTGACCCATCTCCAGCAACAACGTTTGCTCACTTAGATGCAACAGTAGTACTTTCTCGTGATATCGCTTCACTTGGTATCTACCCTGCGGTAGATCCACTTGATTCATCTTCACGTCAACTTGACCCATTAGTAATCGGTCAAGAGCACTACGATACAGCGCGTGGCGTTCAAACAGTTCTTCAACGTTATAAAGAACTTAAAGACATCATCGCAATCCTAGGTATGGACGAGCTTTCTGACGAAGATAAGCAAGTTGTATCTCGTGCACGTAAAATCCAGCGTTTCCTATCTCAGCCGTTCTTCGTTGCTGAGGTATTCACAGGCGCGCCTGGTAAATACGTGTCACTTAAAGACACAATTGCTGGCTTCAAAGGTATCTTAAACGGTGAGTTTGATGATATGCCAGAGCAAGCGTTCTACATGGTTGGCTCTATTGAAGAAGCTCAAGAAAAAGCCAAAAGCATGTAA
- the atpA gene encoding F0F1 ATP synthase subunit alpha yields the protein MQLNSTEISDLIKQRIEQFEVVSEARNEGTIVSVTDGIIRIHGLADCMQGEMIELPGNRYAIALNLERDSVGAVVMGPYADLKEGVKVKSTGRILEVPVGRGLLGRVVNTLGAPIDGKGALDNDGFEPVEKIAPGVIERQSVDEPVQTGYKSIDAMIPVGRGQRELVIGDRQTGKTALAIDAIINQKGTGVKCVYVAVGQKASTIANVVRKLEEHGALENTIVVVASASESAALQYLAPFSGCTMGEYFRDRGEDALIVYDDLSKQAVAYRQISLLLKRPPGREAYPGDVFYLHSRLLERASRVNADYVEKFTNGEVKGKTGSLTALPIIETQGGDVSAFVPTNVISITDGQIFLETDLFNSGIRPAVNAGISVSRVGGAAQTKIVKKLGGGIRLALAQYRELAAFSQFASDLDDATRAQLEHGERVTELMKQKQYAPMSVAEMSLSLFAAEKGYLKDIEIAKIMDFEAGLISYANSTYAELMAQINETGNYNAEIEAQLKELLEKFKSTQTW from the coding sequence ATGCAACTTAATTCCACTGAAATTTCAGATCTGATCAAACAACGTATTGAGCAGTTCGAAGTTGTAAGTGAAGCTCGTAACGAAGGTACTATCGTATCTGTTACTGACGGTATCATCCGCATCCACGGTCTTGCTGACTGTATGCAAGGTGAGATGATTGAGCTTCCTGGCAACCGTTATGCTATCGCACTAAACCTTGAGCGTGACTCAGTAGGTGCAGTAGTAATGGGTCCTTACGCTGACCTTAAAGAAGGCGTAAAAGTTAAATCAACTGGTCGTATCCTAGAGGTTCCTGTTGGTCGTGGTTTACTTGGTCGTGTTGTTAACACACTAGGTGCACCTATCGATGGTAAAGGCGCTTTAGATAACGACGGTTTTGAACCTGTTGAGAAAATCGCACCAGGCGTTATCGAACGTCAATCAGTAGATGAGCCAGTACAAACTGGTTATAAATCTATCGATGCGATGATCCCAGTAGGTCGTGGTCAACGTGAGCTTGTGATCGGTGACCGCCAAACTGGTAAAACTGCATTAGCAATCGATGCTATCATCAACCAAAAAGGTACAGGCGTTAAGTGTGTGTACGTTGCAGTTGGTCAAAAAGCATCTACTATCGCTAACGTAGTACGTAAATTAGAAGAGCACGGTGCATTAGAAAACACGATTGTTGTTGTTGCATCTGCTTCTGAATCTGCGGCACTTCAGTACTTAGCACCATTCTCTGGTTGTACTATGGGTGAATACTTCCGTGACCGTGGTGAAGACGCGCTAATCGTATATGATGATTTATCTAAGCAAGCTGTTGCTTACCGTCAAATCTCATTACTACTTAAGCGTCCACCAGGCCGTGAAGCATACCCAGGTGACGTATTCTACCTTCACTCACGTCTTCTAGAGCGTGCATCACGTGTAAACGCTGATTACGTTGAGAAGTTCACGAATGGTGAAGTGAAAGGTAAAACAGGTTCATTGACGGCATTGCCAATCATTGAAACTCAAGGCGGCGACGTTTCTGCGTTCGTACCGACAAACGTTATCTCTATCACCGATGGTCAGATCTTCTTAGAAACTGACTTATTCAACTCAGGTATCCGTCCAGCTGTTAACGCTGGTATCTCGGTATCGCGTGTTGGTGGTGCAGCGCAAACTAAAATCGTTAAGAAACTAGGTGGTGGTATCCGTCTAGCGTTAGCTCAGTACCGTGAATTAGCTGCGTTCTCGCAGTTCGCGTCTGACCTTGACGATGCAACACGTGCTCAATTAGAGCATGGTGAGCGCGTAACAGAGCTAATGAAGCAGAAACAGTACGCACCAATGTCTGTTGCTGAAATGTCTCTGTCGCTATTTGCTGCTGAAAAAGGCTACCTAAAAGATATCGAAATCGCGAAAATCATGGATTTCGAAGCTGGCCTAATTTCTTACGCAAACAGCACATACGCAGAGCTAATGGCTCAAATCAATGAAACTGGTAACTACAACGCTGAGATTGAAGCTCAACTTAAAGAACTTCTAGAGAAGTTCAAGTCGACGCAAACTTGGTAA
- the atpH gene encoding F0F1 ATP synthase subunit delta, protein MSELATIARPYAKAAFELAVEKGTVESWNDMLFFAGHVASNEQAAAALAGLPTATEQADLFIKICAEQLNEQGQNLIKVMAENGRLVALPAVAELFAEFKADYDKEIDVDVVSATPLAAEQQASLVAALEKRFARKVKLNCSEDTTVVGGLIIKAGDTVIDGSVRGKLARLATSLQS, encoded by the coding sequence ATGTCTGAATTGGCTACTATCGCTCGCCCATACGCTAAAGCGGCTTTTGAACTTGCCGTTGAAAAAGGCACTGTTGAAAGTTGGAACGACATGCTGTTCTTTGCTGGCCACGTTGCCAGCAATGAGCAAGCCGCTGCCGCGCTAGCTGGATTGCCTACTGCTACTGAACAAGCCGATCTGTTTATCAAGATCTGTGCAGAGCAGCTCAACGAACAAGGTCAGAACCTAATCAAGGTGATGGCTGAAAATGGACGTTTAGTTGCACTGCCTGCTGTTGCTGAGTTATTCGCTGAATTTAAAGCGGACTACGACAAAGAAATCGACGTCGATGTGGTTTCTGCAACACCGCTTGCTGCTGAGCAGCAAGCATCATTGGTAGCGGCACTTGAAAAACGTTTCGCACGCAAAGTTAAGCTGAATTGTAGTGAAGATACTACAGTTGTTGGCGGTCTTATCATTAAGGCGGGTGACACTGTAATTGACGGCTCTGTACGTGGCAAATTAGCCCGCTTAGCTACATCACTACAATCGTAA
- a CDS encoding DUF1240 domain-containing protein, with protein sequence MEWTDLEAKYAQARSNEATSKKILLFIITVLIILTVTASLSEFQELFFYNDDHFFVKESSSTVLLILLLPFWLYFWIATLQFLLSYSFKLSMTLAIKSGVSGCLLLIIGFYPFNYYVETTLIDKGYVYCNWLTGSSVRAPDIWLKNEYLCLQDGSVVLSDVYKWFEIHNEKGIEPKLEELEILIQKARSEINR encoded by the coding sequence ATGGAATGGACAGACCTTGAAGCTAAATATGCACAAGCTCGTTCAAATGAAGCAACATCTAAAAAAATTTTACTCTTTATAATTACAGTCTTAATTATTTTGACAGTTACAGCTTCTTTATCTGAGTTTCAAGAACTCTTTTTTTATAATGATGATCATTTTTTTGTAAAAGAGAGTAGTAGTACAGTTCTACTTATCTTGTTATTGCCATTTTGGCTCTACTTTTGGATTGCAACTTTGCAGTTCTTATTGAGCTATAGTTTTAAATTATCCATGACTCTAGCTATCAAAAGTGGTGTCTCAGGTTGCTTGCTTTTGATTATCGGGTTTTATCCCTTTAATTATTATGTTGAGACGACGCTTATCGACAAAGGGTATGTCTATTGCAATTGGTTAACTGGTTCATCAGTTAGAGCTCCTGATATTTGGTTGAAAAATGAATATTTGTGCTTACAAGACGGCTCTGTCGTTTTGAGTGATGTGTATAAGTGGTTCGAAATACATAATGAGAAAGGCATTGAGCCAAAATTAGAAGAATTAGAAATTCTCATTCAAAAAGCCAGATCTGAAATAAATCGGTGA